The Urbifossiella limnaea nucleotide sequence ACAGGATAACAGGATGAAGCAGGATGCCGAGCAAAGCAATGTTTTGGATCGGCATCCTGCTTCATCCTGTTATCCTGTCTAAACTCTTTCCTGATTCGGAGCGCCGCGATGGCCGACACCTGGACCGTGGCCGGCGTGCAGATGGACTGCCGCCTGGCCGACCCCGCCGAGAACGTCGCCGCCATCGTCGCGCGCCTGAACAGAGCCGCCGACCGCAGCGCCCGGCTCGTCGTGTTCCCCGAGTGCGTCGTCACCGGCTACGGCTTCGACTCGCGCGACGCCGTGCGGGCCGCGGCGCAAACCATCCCCGGCCCCGCGACGGATGAGGTTGCGAAGGCGTGCGCCCGCCGCGGCGTCTGGGCGGTGTTCGGCCTGATCGAGCACGACCACGCCACCGGCAAGCTGTTCAACGCCTGCGCCCTGGTCGGCCCCGACGGGCTTGTCGCGAGCTACCGCAAGCTCCACCTGCCGTGCCTCGGCGCCGACCGGTTCACCGACCCCGGCGACCGGCCGTTCGCCGTTCACGACCTCGGCGGCCTCAAGCTCGGCATGAACATCTGCTTCGACGGCAGCTTCCCCGAGTCGGCGCGCGTCCTGACGCTGCTCGGCGCCGACCTGATCGTGCTGCCGACGAACTGGGCCACGAACGCCCGCATGATGGCGGAGTTGGTGTCGCCGGCGCGCGGCTGGGAGAACCACGTCTACTACCTGGCGGTGAACCGCGTCGGCGACGAGGCGGGGTTCACGTACCTCGGCTACAGCTCGGCGGCGGACTACTTCGGAAACGTGCTGCACCGCTCGCCGGTGGGGGCGGAGGACGTGTTCACGATCGAGGTGGACCCGGCCGCGGCGCGGCAGAAGCGGCAGGTCCACTGCCACGGCGTGTACGAGATCGACCGGGTGAACTGGCGGCGGCCGGAGATGTACGGGCCGCTCGTGGAAGGGACGACGTTCACCGGGCACATGAATCGCGAATAACGGAGCCGGTTGCGGCTCGCGCCGCGCAGCGCGACGCCGCAACCGGCAACCGAGCTACACGTGCTTCCGCCGCGCCAGCCGCAACCCCGCGAACGCCATCGCCAGCGCCGCCGCCAGCCCGGCGACCACGCTGCCGCCGCGCGGCGAGTCGCCGACGGCGGTCTCGTCGTCCGACGGCGACTCGCCGCGCGGCGGGGGCGCGTTCCCGGACTCGTTCTTCTTCAGCGCCTTCAGCACGATGCCGGCCTTGGCGTCGATTTTCTCCACGGCCAGCGTCTCGGTGATGACCGTGCGGGTGTCCTTGGCGTCGATCGTGGTCGAGCTCGGGAAGGCGTGCTTAGCAGTGGCCTGGCCGGGGACCGTGCCCTTTCGGAGAGCGGCGCCGAATTCCTTCATGCCGGCGAACTTCTCACCCGCGCCCTTCGGCACGGCAGCGAACGTCACCTGGCCGTACGGCCCCTTGCGGCGTGCGCCGTCGATCTTCACCGGCGTGTCGGGCCCGAACGGCACCAGCTTCGCGTCACCCATGAAGCCGGTCACGAGGTAGAACTCGTGCTCGGGGTACGTCTTGTCGGTGGTGACGACGTGGTCGACGGTGACGAACTTCTTGCCGGCCGGCGGCGGCACGGCCAGGTCGGCACGGGCGGCGCACACGGCGACGAGGGCCACGAGAAAGGCGGCGGCGTGCTTCACGGTTCGGCTCCGCGGGGGAATGGGCTCACCAGAATACTGGCCGGGAGAGGCCCGCGTCAGCGGTCGATCTCGCCCATGACCACGTCGACACTGCCGATGATAGCCGGGATGTCGGCGACGAGGCAGCCCCGGCACAGCTCGCCCGTGACACTCAGGTTACAGAAGCTGCTCGACCGCGCCCGCACCCGCAGCGGCACGTTCTCCTTCGCCGGCCGGCCGGCCACGCCGAACCCCATCTGCCCGCGCGGGCACTCCGTCTCCACGTACACCTCGCCCGAGGGGAGGTGCTTCGGCGGCTCCACCCGGTGGCTGTACTTCGTCCGCTGCAACTCCGCCAGCTTAGCGTCGTCCGCCTTCGCCTCCTCGGGCGTGAGCGTGGCCCGGCGGGCGGCGAACTCGGCCTTCACCTTCTCGGCCTCGGCGTGGAGGGCGTCGTACCTGTCGAGCGCCTGGCGGGTGATCTTCACCGCCTCGGCCACCTCGCGCATCCGCACGTAGAAGCGGTGCCAGCAGTCGCCCACGACCGCGCCGGGCGGCGCCTCCTTGAACGGCGGCACGATCACGTCGAAGGTGTAGCCCTCGTAACCGCTGTAGGGTTCGGTCTTGCGCAGGTCCCAGTCGGGGTCGCCCTTCGCGCGGTCGAGCGACGCCCGCAGCATCGGGCCGGTGCAGCCGTAGGTCAGCGCCATCTCTTTCGACAGCACGCCGATGCCCGCGGTGCGCTTGACGAAGATGTGGTTGTCGGTCAGCAGCGCGTGGTACTCGGGGATGCGCGGCTCGAAGTAGTCGAGGAAGCGGCGGCAGCGGTCGGTCCAGCCGGCCGGCAGGTCGTCGTGGGCGCCGCCGACGGTCAGGTAGCTGTACGTCAGCCGGGCGCCGCACACGTCCTCGAACAGGTCGAGGATGTGCTCGCGCTCGCGGAAGGCGTACAGGAACGGGCTGAAGCTGCCGAGGTCGAGGCCGTACGCGCCCATGCCGACGAGGTGCGACGCGACGCGGTTCAGCTCGCCGATCAGCACGCGGATGACTTGCGCCTTCTCGGGTATCTTCAGGCCGGCGAGCTTCTCGACGGCGAGGCTGAACCCCAGGTTCATGTTCATCGCGGCGAGGTAGTCCATCCGGTCCGTGTACGGGATGAACTGGATCGGCGTGACGTTCTCGCCGATCTTCTCGGCGCAGCGGTGGAGGTAGCCGAGGTGCGGGGTGACTTCGGAGACGATCTCGCCGTCGGTCCGCAGGACGAGCCGCAGCACGCCGTGCGTGCTGGGGTGCTGCGGCCCCATGTTGACGAGCATCTCGTCGGTGCGGACGTCGAACTCGACGACGGTTTGGTCGGTGGGCATGGTGGGGGTAGCCTACCGAACCGCCGTGCGAAGTGCAAAGGGCTCCGCCGCGAGCGGCGGAGGGGAATCACCGCATCGCCCCCGTGGGCGTCCAGTCGGACTCCGCCGCCGCCGGCAGCACCGGCGGCTCGGGGCTCTCCACCACCACCACGCGCTCGATTCCCTTCTTCTTGATCTTCGTGTGGAGGGTGTCGCGGCTCATGCCCAGCACCTTCGCCGCGTGGCTCACGTTGCCGCCGGTCTGCTTCAAGGCCCGGCGGATGGCCCACGTCTCGATCTCGTCCATGTCCAGGCTCGGCGGCAGGTCCGCGGCCGCCACCGCCGCCGCCGACGCAAGCTCCGACACCCCGCCCAGCGGCAGCGACTCGGCGTCCAACAGGTCGGCCTCGCTCATCACCGCGGCGCTCTCCAGGACGGCCCGCAACTGGCGGACGTTGCCGGGCCAGGTGTACGCCTGCAACTTCCGCATCGCCGCCGGCGTGAGGCGGAAGCTGCGCCGGCACTCGCCCGACACCCGCGCCAGGAAGAACGCCGCCAACTCCGGAATGTCCTCCGGGTGCTCCCGCAGCGCCGGCACGCGAATCTGGATGACCTTCAGCCGGTAGCACAGGTCCTGCCGGAACCGGCCGGACTTCACTTCCTGGTCCAGGTTCCGGTGCGTCGCCGCCACGATCCGCACGTCGACCTTGATGTCGGACGTCGCACCCACAGGGCGGAACGCCTTCCCCTCGATGACGCGCAGCAGCCGGGCCTGGCAGTCCAGCGACAGTTCGCCGATCTCGTCCAGGAAGAGCGTGCCTTCGTCCGCCTGCTGGAACAGGCCGGGGTGGTCGCGGTCGGCCCCGCTGAACGCCCCCTTCTTGTAGCCGAACAGCTCGGCCTCGAGCAGCGTCGGGGCGATGGCCGCGCAGTTGACCACGACCAGCGGGCCGCCGACGCGCTTGCTGTTGCGGTGAATGGCCAGTGCCACGAGTTCCTTGCCGCTGCCGCTCTCGCCCTGCACCAGCACCGTGTACGCCTGCGGGGCCGCGCGAAAGATCTGCTGCCGCAGCGCGATGACCGCGGAACTCTCGCCGATGATGTCGTCGGCGGTCGGCGTGTGCGTCCGCAGGCGGCTGTTCTCGGCCTCGAGCCGGCGGCGCTGGCGGTGGATCTCCAGCCCGTGCGCCAGGTACCCGGCCACGGCCTCGATGAACCGCACGTCGCGCTCGTCGAACGCCCGGCCGGAGCGGTACACGTGCAGGGCCGCGAACGAGTCGCCGCTGCTCGTTTTCAGCGGGATGCAGATGGCGTCGGCGAACGACGAGAGGCTGTCGGTCGGCGGGTGGGCGGCAGTCAGTTCGGGGAATAGCCAGACGGTGCGGCCGGTCTGGTGAGCCTGCTGAGTCAGGCGGCGGGAGAGCGGCATGTCCACCGCCGCAGTCTCGGGCAGCACGACCTTCGGGGCCGGGTCGTCGGCGTCGACGCTGAGGTAGCCGGCGAGCTTGGCGGTGGTTTGGTGGAGTATCGAACGCAGGGCCATCACGATGAGTTCGTGCGGCGTGCGGGCCTCGACGGCGGACGTCATGAACTTGCACAGCGCGGTCAGTTCGTCCATGCGGAGGCGGTTCGCGGACTCTTCGGGCGGCGGGTCGCCCGGGAGGGTGCGCTCGGCGGGCAACTCGTGGACCTTCGTGGAGCCGTGGTAGCTGCCGACGGTCGCCCGGCCGATCGGGAGCGTGACCGGGGCGGCAGGCTTCAACTGCGTCTTGGCGGCGAGGCGGGGGCCGGCCGTGAAGCGGAGCACCACCTCGCCGATCTTGATGACCTCGCCGTCCGCGATCTCGACGGCCCCGGTGATCTTCTGCCCCTCGACTCGTGTGCCGTTGAGGCCGAAGTCGCGGACGTGCCACTTGCCGTCCTCGAAGTACACCTTGGCGTGCAGCCGGCTGGCCAACTCGTCGCGCAGCACCAGGGTGTTGTCGCGGCTGCGGCCGAGGGTGACGGTGGTACCCGGGGAGAGGTCGACCGAGGCGGGCAGGCAGTCGCCGGCCTCGGAGGTGAGTCGGGCTCGCATAACGCCGGTCGCTCCAAACCGGGCCGCCCGTAGGGCTTGCGGGCGGCCCCAGGCGGCCGCCGTCCGGCGGCCGTGCGGGCCGAAACTAACAGCCAACTTTAGCACGCGGAAATCCCGGCGGGCGGCCCGTTTAGCGGCTTACCGGGGGGCGACCGCGGGGGTATTGTACCCTCCCCGCGACTTCACGTGGCACACACCGAAGACGACGGTTGTGCCGGTTCCGATGGGCGAAAAACGATGCAAAATCAAATTGAAGGTCGGGCGTACGTCCTGGGCGACAACATCGACACCGACCAGATCATCCCGGCCCAGTACCTGACGTACAACCCCTCCATCCCGGAGGAGTACCGGATGTTCGGCAAGTACGCCCTCAGCGGCGTGCCGGACGACCAGGCCGGGCTGCCGAAGGGCCACGTCCCGTTCCACCCGCCGGGCGGAGACGGATTCGTGTCGGCGTACAGCATTATCATCGGCGGCAAGAACTTCGGCTGCGGGTCGAGCCGCGAGCACGCCCCGATCGCCCTCGCCGCCGCCGGCATCAAGGCCGTCGTGGCCGAGTTCTACGCCCGGATTTTCTATCGAAACTCCGTCAACGGCGGCTACCTCGTCCCGATCGAAACCCAGGCCCGGCTGGTCGATCAGGTCTGCACCGGCGACGAGTTGGCGATCGACCTGACTGCCGGCACGCTGACCAACAAGACGACCGGCGACACGTGGCAGTTGCTGCCGCTGGGTGAGGTGGCGCCGATCATCGAGGCCGGCGGGCTGTTCCCGTACGCCGAGAAGGTCGGGATGCTGAAGCGGTGACCGCGCCGCCGCGAGCGGCGAAGTCCCGAGCATACCACTACCACGACCCCCCACAACCCACCACCTACGATGCCGCTCTCCATCCGCCCGGACGCCGCCCTCGACCTCGTCAGCCTCGGCGCCCTCGTCCACCGCCTCGACCCCGGCGTCGTGCCGTTCCGCAAGGCGAAGGCGTTCGACATCCACGTGTCCGGCGGCGAGTACAACGTCGCGGCCAACCTGTCCGACTGCTTCGGCCTCCGCACCGCCGTCGCCACCGCGATGGTGGACTACCCGATCGGCGAGCTGATCCAGGCGCAGGTGCGGGCGATGGGCGTGACGCCGTTCTACAAGCACTTCGAGCACGACGGCGTCCGCGGCCCGAACCTCGCCACGGTGTACAGCGACCGCGGCCACGGCGTCCGCGCACCGGTCGTCTTCTACAACCGCTCGAACGAGGCCGCGGCCCGACTGAAGCCCGGCGACTTCGACTGGGCGAAGGTGTTCGCCGGCGGCCTGAAGTGGTTCCACTCCGGCGGCATCTTCGCGGCGCTCTCGGAGACGACGCCGGAGCTCATCATCGAAGGGATGAAGGCAGCGAAGGCCCAGGGTGCCGTCGTGTCGTTCGACTTGAATTACCGGGCGAAGTTGTGGAAGGCGGCCGGCGGCGACGGCCGGGCGGTCGAGACGCTGCGCCGCATCGTGAGCCACGTCGACTGCCTGATCGGCAACGAGGAGGACATGCAGAAGGGGCTCGGCGTGAAGGGGCCGGAGGTGACGGCGAAGACCGAGTCGAAGCTGGACCCCGAGGTGTTCTTCGGCATGATCGAGAACACGGTGCAGGAGTTCCCGAACATCAAGCTCGTGGCTACGACGCTGCGCGAGGTCCACCACACGAACCGGCACGACTGGGCGGCGGTGTTGTGGCTGGAGGGCGCGCGGCACGTGAGCCCGACGTGCGAGTTGGACGTGATCGACCGCATCGGCGGCGGCGACGGCTTCGCGGCCGGGTGTATCTACGGGCTGCTGTCGGGCCGGTCGGCGGACGAGTCGCTGCGGCTGGGGTGGGCGCACGGGGCCCTACTGACCACGTTCCACGGCGACGTGACGATGGCGCGGGTGGAGGAGGTGGAGGCGTTCGCCAAGGGGGGCAGCGCCCGGGTGCAGCGGTGACGGATTTCGCCGCTTGCGGCTTCGCGTCGCCCCGCGCGAAGCCGCGAGCCGCGAAGCCCCGAGCCCCGACTCGGAAACTCGGGTAGACCTGGTAACCCCGCCCCGGTATACGCCCCGTCATTCGCGCGGGATGTGCGGGGAGGACCGGCCGTGGCGGACGACGCGGAGCTGGTCGTCGAGACCCAGCACCTGACGAAGATCTACCAGAACCGGCAGATCGCCCTGAACGACGCCACGCTCACCGTGGAGCCCGGCTGCGTCCTCGGCCTGCTCGGCCCCAACGGCGCCGGAAAGACCACCTTCCTCCGCCTCATCCTCGGCCTCCACCGGCCCACCGCCGGGTGGGCCAAGGTGTTCGGCCGCGTCATGACGCCCAACGCCGCCGACCTGCGGCGCCGCATCGGCTACATCCCCACGAACCCGCAGTTCCCGAAGGGGATGACGCCGATCACGTACCTGGACTACATCGCCAGGCTGTTCGGGCTGCCCGCCGACGTGCGGAAGCCGAAGCTCGCCACCCTCATCCGCGCCGTCGATTTGCTGCCACACTCGGGCGATTCGATCGCCCACTTCAGCGCCGGCATGACCGCCCGCCTTGCCGTCGCCGCCAGCCTGCTGAACGACCCCGACCTCCTCATCTGGGACGAACCGACGCACGGACTCGACATCGAGGCCCGCCGGTCGATGCTGGAACTAATCAAGACGCTGGCCGCGGAGAAGACGCTCATCCTCAGCAGCCACAACCTCACGGACGTGGACGAGGTGTGCAACCACGCCGCGGTGCTGAACAAGGGGCAGCTGATCTTCCACGGCACGCTGCAAGACCTGAAGGGCCGCATCCGCCGCAACCACTACGAGCTCGACATCGACGGAGAGCAGAAGGCGATCACGAAGTGCGTGGCCGCGCTGCGGAACCTGGCCGACTTCAAGCAGGTGCTGTTGC carries:
- a CDS encoding NADH-quinone oxidoreductase subunit D, with the translated sequence MPTDQTVVEFDVRTDEMLVNMGPQHPSTHGVLRLVLRTDGEIVSEVTPHLGYLHRCAEKIGENVTPIQFIPYTDRMDYLAAMNMNLGFSLAVEKLAGLKIPEKAQVIRVLIGELNRVASHLVGMGAYGLDLGSFSPFLYAFREREHILDLFEDVCGARLTYSYLTVGGAHDDLPAGWTDRCRRFLDYFEPRIPEYHALLTDNHIFVKRTAGIGVLSKEMALTYGCTGPMLRASLDRAKGDPDWDLRKTEPYSGYEGYTFDVIVPPFKEAPPGAVVGDCWHRFYVRMREVAEAVKITRQALDRYDALHAEAEKVKAEFAARRATLTPEEAKADDAKLAELQRTKYSHRVEPPKHLPSGEVYVETECPRGQMGFGVAGRPAKENVPLRVRARSSSFCNLSVTGELCRGCLVADIPAIIGSVDVVMGEIDR
- a CDS encoding 3-isopropylmalate dehydratase, encoding MQNQIEGRAYVLGDNIDTDQIIPAQYLTYNPSIPEEYRMFGKYALSGVPDDQAGLPKGHVPFHPPGGDGFVSAYSIIIGGKNFGCGSSREHAPIALAAAGIKAVVAEFYARIFYRNSVNGGYLVPIETQARLVDQVCTGDELAIDLTAGTLTNKTTGDTWQLLPLGEVAPIIEAGGLFPYAEKVGMLKR
- a CDS encoding sigma 54-interacting transcriptional regulator, with translation MRARLTSEAGDCLPASVDLSPGTTVTLGRSRDNTLVLRDELASRLHAKVYFEDGKWHVRDFGLNGTRVEGQKITGAVEIADGEVIKIGEVVLRFTAGPRLAAKTQLKPAAPVTLPIGRATVGSYHGSTKVHELPAERTLPGDPPPEESANRLRMDELTALCKFMTSAVEARTPHELIVMALRSILHQTTAKLAGYLSVDADDPAPKVVLPETAAVDMPLSRRLTQQAHQTGRTVWLFPELTAAHPPTDSLSSFADAICIPLKTSSGDSFAALHVYRSGRAFDERDVRFIEAVAGYLAHGLEIHRQRRRLEAENSRLRTHTPTADDIIGESSAVIALRQQIFRAAPQAYTVLVQGESGSGKELVALAIHRNSKRVGGPLVVVNCAAIAPTLLEAELFGYKKGAFSGADRDHPGLFQQADEGTLFLDEIGELSLDCQARLLRVIEGKAFRPVGATSDIKVDVRIVAATHRNLDQEVKSGRFRQDLCYRLKVIQIRVPALREHPEDIPELAAFFLARVSGECRRSFRLTPAAMRKLQAYTWPGNVRQLRAVLESAAVMSEADLLDAESLPLGGVSELASAAAVAAADLPPSLDMDEIETWAIRRALKQTGGNVSHAAKVLGMSRDTLHTKIKKKGIERVVVVESPEPPVLPAAAESDWTPTGAMR
- a CDS encoding carbon-nitrogen hydrolase family protein, coding for MADTWTVAGVQMDCRLADPAENVAAIVARLNRAADRSARLVVFPECVVTGYGFDSRDAVRAAAQTIPGPATDEVAKACARRGVWAVFGLIEHDHATGKLFNACALVGPDGLVASYRKLHLPCLGADRFTDPGDRPFAVHDLGGLKLGMNICFDGSFPESARVLTLLGADLIVLPTNWATNARMMAELVSPARGWENHVYYLAVNRVGDEAGFTYLGYSSAADYFGNVLHRSPVGAEDVFTIEVDPAAARQKRQVHCHGVYEIDRVNWRRPEMYGPLVEGTTFTGHMNRE
- a CDS encoding sugar kinase, with the translated sequence MPLSIRPDAALDLVSLGALVHRLDPGVVPFRKAKAFDIHVSGGEYNVAANLSDCFGLRTAVATAMVDYPIGELIQAQVRAMGVTPFYKHFEHDGVRGPNLATVYSDRGHGVRAPVVFYNRSNEAAARLKPGDFDWAKVFAGGLKWFHSGGIFAALSETTPELIIEGMKAAKAQGAVVSFDLNYRAKLWKAAGGDGRAVETLRRIVSHVDCLIGNEEDMQKGLGVKGPEVTAKTESKLDPEVFFGMIENTVQEFPNIKLVATTLREVHHTNRHDWAAVLWLEGARHVSPTCELDVIDRIGGGDGFAAGCIYGLLSGRSADESLRLGWAHGALLTTFHGDVTMARVEEVEAFAKGGSARVQR
- a CDS encoding ABC transporter ATP-binding protein → MADDAELVVETQHLTKIYQNRQIALNDATLTVEPGCVLGLLGPNGAGKTTFLRLILGLHRPTAGWAKVFGRVMTPNAADLRRRIGYIPTNPQFPKGMTPITYLDYIARLFGLPADVRKPKLATLIRAVDLLPHSGDSIAHFSAGMTARLAVAASLLNDPDLLIWDEPTHGLDIEARRSMLELIKTLAAEKTLILSSHNLTDVDEVCNHAAVLNKGQLIFHGTLQDLKGRIRRNHYELDIDGEQKAITKCVAALRNLADFKQVLLRQRRLEIKLTDEVPNAALLAQLFHLLGENKVTVISVRTLGMQTEQAYLDLVEREESRGFARLYKDEAA